From a single Ascaphus truei isolate aAscTru1 chromosome 2, aAscTru1.hap1, whole genome shotgun sequence genomic region:
- the AKAIN1 gene encoding A-kinase anchor protein inhibitor 1 isoform X2 yields MYRSEKSGKEPEEVKLQNASKQIVETAILQAVQQVSQEDEKEENKSNSSAGLQLEARKLSTKHEKKK; encoded by the coding sequence GTGAGAAATCTGGAAAAGAACCAGAGGAAGTAAAGCTACAGAATGCCAGTAAACAGATTGTGGAAACTGCCATCCTACAAGCAGTGCAGCAAGTTTCCCAGGAAGATGAAAAAGAAGAGAATAAATCAAATAGCAGTGCAGGCCTACAGCTAGAAGCAAGGAAATTAAGCACAAAGCATGAAAAGAAGAAATAA
- the AKAIN1 gene encoding A-kinase anchor protein inhibitor 1 isoform X1 — translation MVYAPGEKSGKEPEEVKLQNASKQIVETAILQAVQQVSQEDEKEENKSNSSAGLQLEARKLSTKHEKKK, via the coding sequence GTGAGAAATCTGGAAAAGAACCAGAGGAAGTAAAGCTACAGAATGCCAGTAAACAGATTGTGGAAACTGCCATCCTACAAGCAGTGCAGCAAGTTTCCCAGGAAGATGAAAAAGAAGAGAATAAATCAAATAGCAGTGCAGGCCTACAGCTAGAAGCAAGGAAATTAAGCACAAAGCATGAAAAGAAGAAATAA